A genomic window from Phycisphaerales bacterium includes:
- a CDS encoding DUF3592 domain-containing protein, with product MKRVNPANWLILASAFAGVLMLAWFAYWSFIGTGNWATVKGTVVTSEIKEVSRPKRSNEIGPTMVTEYEVILEYRYTVSGTEYTGNRIWSLSRAIFPSRAQAEDTLAKYQPGSTVDVHYRPSNPADAVLWSAAMLPTRAKVGIGVLLALVSLIMLAAALWLRSRSAPA from the coding sequence GTGAAGCGCGTGAACCCGGCGAACTGGCTCATCCTCGCTTCCGCCTTCGCGGGCGTCCTGATGCTGGCGTGGTTCGCCTACTGGTCGTTCATCGGCACCGGCAACTGGGCCACCGTCAAGGGCACGGTCGTCACCTCGGAGATCAAAGAGGTCAGCCGCCCGAAGCGCTCCAATGAGATCGGGCCGACGATGGTCACCGAGTACGAGGTGATCCTGGAGTACCGCTACACCGTGAGCGGGACCGAGTACACCGGCAACCGCATCTGGAGCCTCAGCCGCGCCATCTTCCCCTCTCGCGCGCAGGCGGAGGACACCCTGGCCAAGTACCAGCCCGGAAGCACCGTTGACGTCCACTACCGCCCGTCCAACCCCGCGGACGCCGTGCTCTGGTCCGCCGCCATGCTCCCCACGCGTGCCAAGGTCGGCATCGGCGTGCTGCTCGCGCTCGTCTCCCTTATCATGCTCGCGGCCGCGCTCTGGCTGCGGAGCCGATCGGCACCCGCCTGA
- a CDS encoding PAAR domain-containing protein, which produces MPPAAVVGDMHTCPMQTPGLPPIPHVGGPILPPGCPTVMISGRPAAVATGMCTCVGPPDTIAAGSTTVMFGGMPAARVGDQTAHGGVITGPGVPTVMIG; this is translated from the coding sequence ATGCCCCCCGCCGCCGTCGTCGGTGACATGCACACCTGCCCCATGCAGACCCCCGGTCTGCCGCCCATCCCGCACGTGGGCGGGCCAATCCTGCCGCCGGGCTGCCCGACGGTGATGATCAGCGGACGACCCGCGGCGGTTGCAACAGGCATGTGCACGTGCGTCGGCCCGCCCGACACCATCGCCGCGGGCTCCACGACCGTGATGTTCGGCGGCATGCCCGCCGCCCGCGTCGGTGACCAGACCGCCCACGGCGGCGTCATCACCGGCCCCGGCGTGCCGACAGTGATGATCGGCTGA
- a CDS encoding SpoIID/LytB domain-containing protein, which produces MRRLAPALLLLSAGALSGCETVSGVAKDLTPREEPVAPVAPISYPQEPDLRVRIAKGATKKTISGPARLVARQASTTGKSVLLKTPLTVTNTGAGVQIVDGNGGKHTWPHGSDVEIVASEGDPLAPVAGAQPIKVDTAKVPGFITIKGLWNDTSTHFDVVATMPIEAYLPGVVTHELLPKWPRQTNEAQAVASRTYALHERTRARAENRPVDVEITTVDQVYGAFATPVATEAVRATRGMILVGDGKLLRAYFSSQCGGRPASAADVWPDYPFNKARALQGQPRQAYCQKAPLYRWEVTRKDEDVNRRLRAWGRATKHDVENIARLRSIEVQDRNDADRPNRYKLTDDKGNTYVLKAEELRMGLNHTVSGLPPITRENRIHSGDLEAEVWANQVRFTGRGWGHGVGMCQWCAKGMADQGMDWSSMVRAFYPGVEVVKAY; this is translated from the coding sequence ATGCGCCGCCTCGCGCCCGCCCTGCTCCTGCTGAGCGCCGGCGCGCTCTCCGGCTGCGAGACCGTCAGCGGCGTGGCCAAGGACCTGACGCCCCGAGAGGAGCCCGTCGCGCCGGTAGCGCCCATCAGCTACCCGCAGGAGCCCGACCTCCGCGTCCGCATCGCCAAGGGGGCGACGAAGAAGACCATCTCGGGCCCGGCGCGCCTGGTTGCGCGCCAGGCGAGCACGACGGGCAAGAGCGTGCTGCTCAAGACACCCCTCACCGTGACCAACACCGGCGCGGGCGTGCAGATCGTCGATGGCAACGGCGGCAAGCACACCTGGCCCCACGGCTCGGATGTTGAGATCGTCGCCAGCGAAGGCGACCCGCTCGCGCCTGTCGCCGGAGCTCAGCCGATCAAGGTCGATACCGCGAAGGTGCCGGGGTTCATCACCATCAAGGGCCTGTGGAACGACACGTCCACGCACTTCGACGTCGTCGCGACCATGCCGATCGAGGCGTACCTGCCCGGCGTGGTGACGCACGAACTGCTGCCCAAGTGGCCGCGTCAGACCAACGAGGCGCAGGCGGTGGCGTCGCGGACGTACGCCCTGCACGAGCGGACCCGCGCCCGGGCGGAGAACCGGCCGGTGGACGTGGAGATCACCACTGTCGACCAGGTGTACGGCGCGTTCGCGACGCCGGTGGCGACCGAGGCCGTGCGTGCTACCCGCGGAATGATCCTGGTGGGCGATGGCAAGCTGCTGCGGGCCTACTTCAGCAGCCAGTGCGGCGGGCGGCCCGCCTCCGCCGCCGATGTATGGCCGGACTATCCGTTCAACAAGGCCCGCGCCCTGCAAGGCCAGCCGCGCCAGGCGTACTGCCAGAAGGCGCCGCTGTACCGTTGGGAGGTCACGCGCAAGGACGAGGATGTGAACCGCCGCCTGCGGGCGTGGGGGCGCGCGACGAAGCACGATGTGGAGAACATCGCCCGCCTCCGCAGCATCGAGGTCCAGGACCGCAACGACGCGGACCGCCCCAACCGCTACAAGCTGACCGACGACAAGGGCAACACCTACGTCCTCAAGGCCGAGGAGCTGCGCATGGGGCTCAACCACACGGTGAGCGGCCTGCCGCCCATCACGCGCGAGAACCGCATCCACAGCGGCGACCTCGAGGCTGAGGTTTGGGCCAACCAGGTCCGCTTCACCGGTCGGGGCTGGGGGCACGGCGTTGGCATGTGCCAGTGGTGCGCCAAGGGCATGGCCGACCAGGGCATGGACTGGAGCTCGATGGTGCGGGCGTTCTACCCGGGCGTTGAGGTTGTGAAGGCGTACTGA